The proteins below come from a single Penaeus monodon isolate SGIC_2016 chromosome 23, NSTDA_Pmon_1, whole genome shotgun sequence genomic window:
- the LOC119588190 gene encoding glutamate receptor-like, translated as MGPGPEVEFALGPFGVTPQRDVVCDFSEPVYSENNAILMVRPTLQSDMSGFLKPFTAQVWLLILASVLCMGVVMVWMVRAEDTIFRSYTKGILGKVAIWVIKAFTQEGDGGRLLVSTWLLASLVFMSSYSGILTAMITVPRVTIPIDSLADLVAQDDLPWRLEKGSMMFQYFQEAEDDVRRKVFTGMSGTFPDCWAAREAIAKGEFAAICDKTTMKKAMSWDFSSSGQCHLYISRENVYSNAIIAMAFKTNSSYLPKANRIIQLVKESGILSKWVEEQITNTSQCLLPPSSDRRDGIAPLDIEDLAGPCLILAAGLAAALLLFVFEQLASYSKCIN; from the exons ATGGGTCCTGGACCG GAAGTGGAGTTCGCCCTGGGGCCCTTCGGCGTGACCCCGCAGAGGGACGTCGTGTGTGATTTCTCCGAGCCTGTTTACAGCGAGAACAATGCCATCTTAATGGTTCGGCCGACGCTCCAGAGCGACATGTCTGGTTTCTTGAAACCTTTTACTGCACAG GTGTGGCTGCTGATCTTGGCAAGTGTGCTATGCATGGGCGTCGTCATGGTGTGGATGGTACGAGCAGAGGACACAATTTTCAGGTCTTACACGAAGGGCATCTTGGGCAAGGTTGCCATTTGGGTGATCAAAGCCTTTACACAGGAAG GAGACGGCGGCCGCCTCCTCGTGAGCACGTGGCTCCTGGCGTCCCTCGTGTTCATGTCCTCCTACAGCGGCATCCTGACCGCCATGATCACTGTGCCCAGAGTCACCATCCCCATCGACTCCCTGGCTGACCTCGTGGCCCAGGATGACCTTCCCTGGCGCCTCGAGAAAGGATCGATGATGTTTCAGTACTTCCAG GAAGCGGAGGACGACGTGCGAAGGAAGGTGTTCACCGGCATGTCAGGAACTTTTCCTGACTGCTGGGCGGCTCGAGAGGCCATTGCTAAGGGCGAGTTCGCAGCCATTTGCGACAAGACAACCATGAAGAAGGCCATGTCATGGGATTTCAG CTCCAGTGGGCAGTGCCATCTGTATATATCTCGCGAGAACGTGTATAGCAACGCGATCATAGCGATGGCCTTCAAGACAAATTCAAGCTACCTCCCCAAAGCAAACAGGAT TATCCAACTAGTGAAGGAGTCAGGAATCCTGTCTAAGTGGGTAGAGGAACAGATCACCAACACGAGCCAGTGCCTCCTGCCTCCCTCGTCCGACCGGAGGGACGGCATCGCCCCCTTGGACATCGAGGACCTGGCAGGACCCTGTCTCATTTTGGCTGCCG GGCTGGCTGCCGCTCTGCTCCTCTTCGTTTTCGAACAGTTGGCTTCTTACTCTAAGTGCATCAACTAA